TTGGGCCCATGTCTTCTGTTAGGAATAGCAGCTACGAATTCTATTGCCTAATTGCTCTAAAATCAGCCCGAACAGTGCCAAGTATATGGGCCTAGTTGGGCCTACAAGTGACCCTTCTAAGAGCTGGGGAAGCTAATCTATCACCTTACTTTGTCTATACCATTATATGAATAAacgtaatattttaatattataaatctcaataattgatttctcaattaattttatcactacatcaaaatttatttatttttttaaaaaaattataaaaactataACCGCTAAATGTCacccaataatttatttaatttttacacaTGCATAATATAGGCCACTCTAGTTCTAGTACTGTATATGTGGATTCAActaacttaaatatatatatatggattttaaaaagaaaatgtgagactttaaaatttaaagagtgaatttcaaacttatttgtatgattttaatcttttaaccaaaaatataatatgatataatagaaatattttttttttttacaaagaaATACAACCAAAATTTATGAAAGAGTAATTTGTAAAGAACACCCATGCCGTTTGGTGAAATTGTAAAACTCACCTTTGACGTTTGAAAAAGAGCACTAACCTCTCgtgttattaaataaatgacaaaaatactattttactCTTAATTCGCTCTCCtctcttgatttttttatagaaaagaaaaaaaaaatattggtcACTGGCCACCAACGACCACTATTGTAGAGAATGAGGGAAAAGGCCCCATTCATCGTTGCGATGAAGGTTCATTGCAGAACACAAATTTGTGATCAACCTTCATCACAAAGCTACATCTGTGATTTATCACAAATCTACtattaaagagagagagagagagaagtttcACCTAtgcaaaaagagagaaagatagaaaaGGGTTTCATATGGGTTTGAACTCATATGCAGGAGGGTTTGATTCAAACCCTTTCTTTCCCCTTCATCTAGGTTCAATTCCAATCCGCTTGTTTGGGTTCCCAAGCTAGAAGAGGGTTAGGCCAAACCTTAACAAGGTTTGGCTGCCATGAATGAGACGATTTgcaaaaaagaagaacaagaacaagaataaGAAGAATGCCAAAATAGAATAGAGGCAATTGACACAGACTATGGCAGTAGCACAAAGACGATtcacataaaaacaaaaaaaaaggagaagaagaaaaagaataccAAAATAGAGCATAGACAATGGGCAACGATTACATCTATAatgattgaaagaaaaaaaagcctGTAAGACGTAAATTAATTGGTAAAGGAAGAATCACTTAGGTGTTGCTCTTCAGACCTTCAAATTCCGTGTTTAAGTATTGGCCAGGAGATAGTTCAATAGACAAAAAATGAccctgaaaataaaaaatatttatcgtCCTCACGTTTGTGATTATATTAGGGGTTGAAACATGTCTATTAGGTTCCCTGATTTACTTATCCTACTGAAATCGTGGGATCGAATAGCGGAAACGCCCTTAATAATGCGTTaactaagaaaaaaataatttgtggcGACCTCATCTATGAtaattagaagaagaaacagaagagaatGCCGTATGCCCCCACGGGCATAGTATGGATGGTTCATAGGGTAGAAGATTGCATCTAATGATGCAGATTCGAGTCATGGCAGTCACAGTATGGGAATTTCATTCTCTTGTGAGTGGTTTCTTATGGGTACTATGTACTGTGTCTCCTACCTTAAGGCTGTCGTGTTTCGTGATTAATTTCTTCCACGTGCATGGGGCAGTATACAGGGGCCCTTAAGGTAAGAAATTTTACCTTTACACTCCACAAAGAGAATGCCATATATAATAGAGCAAAGGCTACCAACAACAAGGAAAGCAATCAACAGATGGTTTGCTAAAGAATTGTGAGGGAAAGAGACGATAGAGACAAAGGAAAGTCTTTTAAATAtagagatattttaattatttttaaatatttaattagagttaactaacaataaaataaaaattataatatgaaGGTAAACCTCAgagatattaattatattttcttaaacgTTGTAAATAATTCTCTCAATAATGTCTTGAAAACTCGAATCTCAAGACTAACGAGTGAAATATACtctttatataattatattcttttttgttataatgGAGCAATTAATGTCAACGATGGTGCGAATAACAGAATGTCTGCAACGCCAACATATATGATGCTGCCATCTCTTAATTTAATCTCCTCCcctctttaaattaaatactgttaaatccctctctctctctcagctttACTGTCAATTAATGGTGACAAAGTTTCGAATTTGGGGTGCGCGGGATATCATTGGGATGGTTACCAGTGTTTTTagtcttctttatttttttaaatatttttcttttggtggATATGAAGACTTATATTTAAAGCTAATAAAGATATCTTTAGTTAACAactcataatatttaatattcaaattttaatgaATGATTACACGAGACATaatcaaattttgataaaaaaatctaaattactTAGGCAGCTAAATTAGGTGCCAAATAATATCCACATGCCATGTTGCTGATTCCTCTGGATAGTAGCACTATGTCCTCATTAATTGTAGCATTTTTTGGGTTGTCgagccctctctctctctctctctctctctctctctctctctgagagtAACAAATCTACAATGCCAGGTTAGTACTTGTCAAGATCAGACCCACTGGCAAGCATTAAAAGCCCAAGCTTAAACAGAACAAACGCTTTTGGTTCATTCTCTGTAAAACCCTAGCCAGCTAGCCCACCCCACCCTATATTCTCTACTATTCCTTTCCTCGTTCCaatcatctcttcttcttcctcatctccttcttctttttccttctagACCCGCCCATTCTCGCCCATCCCATGAAACAGACGTTTCACTTTACGTATAAAGTGTTGGCTAAAATGGCATTTCACTTTCAAGGGTTTCCATTATGTAGTGGAAAGCTGTAGGGCTCATCAGAACTGGCCTTTTGCCTCTGCAACAATCTCCTTTGTTACTACGTCCAGATTTAACAAAGTCCCTTTTCTAGTTATGTATCCTTCTTGTCATCTTCTGATGGGTTTTCAAACTTGGCGCTGTAATGCAAACAAAAACGCTGCTAGGGCGATTGTTGGTTTCTCAGCTAGCTGCCTCATTTTCCATGGAATGGAAACAAATGGGTTGGATTAATTAATTGGGGTTTGGTTAATAAGGATCCAAAAACGGATGTACCTAACACTTGATGACATTTGTGTTGTCTATTTTATGTATCATTGATAATTTACAAAGCTTCATAATCTGGTCGCTTTTGTCTGCAGCCCTAATGCCAATCATATGTTCCAAACCTTTCActcataatatttatatatagttttataaATACACGTACAGTTTCTCGTATATAGATGTTATATTAATACAACTACGTACCACCaagcatgtatatataatttgacttcattttttcattttttgggtGCTCTTTTATTCCTCATAGTTGACAATTTCTAAGGAAAAAGCtaacttttcaaatatttttggcTTCTGACCTGttcaagagagaagaaaaaaaagaaaagaaattccCAGACAGGACGTACTGAGACAAGAAAGTAATCGGGCAGAGTTAATAATTTACTGATCTGACTACCAAATACTGTTctgaaaaaatgtttttaaattaatgaataataaacAATATGGAGTCAGCCCAATGTGGTTCAAAATCAAGGAAAGCTCAGTTAGAAAATACAggaatgtttaaaaaataaaaaataaaacacttgAGAATGAAGCACATCACATTGAACATTAATGGttacttatataatattttatttgctGTAAAGCATTTGCGGGTTACATAACAGGTAAATTTATTCACTataagaattttgaattttaacaacaaattttttagcgataaaAATTTTCCAACAAGCACTTTAATGATagatatattttgttgttaaattaatttaatgacaaatttttagaatttaacgATAAAATATTTTCGtagctaaaatttaaatttcttgtagtgacttATTGTAAATTAAAAAGACAATGgtcataaaataacaaaaaaaaaaggggacaAGTTTAAGACAAGgtagaatattatatatatatatatacatttactttattcaataaaaaatgtaacacaAAATTTCACTATTATTTAAACCCTCTAATTAGTACCTGCAATTGCACAtgtagaataaaaaatttaatgtcaCAGATGCATATACTACAAGGCTGTCTCTGGTGTTTATGGAATCAAAGTTGTTACTATTTGTCAACATCTTAGACGATGATCACTTAGAAAGTTTTGCTGGCTTTTTACTTCGTTTCTAAAGGTTGGTGCTCCTGTTTTCTATTCTTTTGGTGTATAATGGTGGAGAAGGAAATCCACAAGTCCACCTCAGAAGAAACTGAAGACAACTTTTTACccaattttctctctctttcttgggaAACAAACAAACCATCCCTTGTGTATCCACCATGCAAATCAAGCTTGTAAAGTCTTACACCTAACCTAATCTGATGTTTCAAGCTCAGAGAGCCTTCAGGTTATTTGTCTcgttccccccctcccccacctaTATATCTCTTCCAGATATCTCATATCAAATCAGAAAAGCAAATGCTAAAAACCATTCACAGTCTTCGTTCGTCCTCTTCCAAATGGTCTTTTCAAGTCACATAACCTTTAAGACTTATGTGATTTATGTCTATTTGAATTTTCTCAGTggtcaacaaaaaataattgacaaattgaattcttatgtttgaattcatttttttagataattattgTGAGTtagatataaatttattttttttgtcaaaaatcataaaatcgtacAAGAAAGAAAGGGCATCCCAAGACTTATgtgatttatctattttttttttcaaaaaccctATTAAGTCAAAAGCCCCCCCTCAGTGCTTCTTACTTCTGGTATTTTGAATCTCCatgagttatttttattttaacaaaaattaaagtctcgtttgagctatatatatacttaagaaatgggtttttgaaaaatagcaAATATAGGAACCTCAAACACTAATAGTCAATGGcagaaaatttgtttaaaaatgacCCCAACCAACAAAGGGTTTATATGAAAGcaaactttatttttatattataattaacaGTTGTTTAGAACACACTTTCAactattaattttggaaatttgttCTCAGCGAGAAAGATTagaaactttttatattttctgaagTGTTCGTACTtgattctaaaataaaaaataaattttcaaacttctccctgactctctctctctctctctctctctctctctctctctctctttctctgtaaaTCAGTTGGTCTTTGATTAGGAACGAAGAGACGAACAAGAAATAAGACTCATTTTACAGTGAAGATCACATAATCTCGATGATAACAAAGAGAGAATTAAAGAAGCAGGAATGAGCTAGAGAGAGACTAGTAGCCCATTAACAGTCAATACCAGTTAGTACATTAAACCTAGGTAACTACGTTTTTCCCCAGAAAATACGcaggaaaaatgaaaagaaaacaggGACCAGAGAGAGTTTTCCTTTCAACAGTACAGAGCCTCCCAGATCTCCATGAACACTTCAATGATAACCCTATGATGGTGAAACGAGTTCAGCGACAAAAAAGTCTGCAACAGATTCTCCAAATCTCTGGCCCCGAAAATCTGCTTCTCCACAATCATCTCCACCATCGATGTCCTGAAATCGTTCTTTGGATCGCTCGAACGCTTCACTACCGCGAAGCTTTCCTTTACTTTCCCACCGGTTTCTGTGGCCTCCTTCTTTCTCGGGCGCCGGGGCTTGTTTCGCCGGAAAGAGTCGGATGAGTCGGAGGAGAGAGACCTGGAAGAGAAGAGCGTCGTCTCGTCGTCGTCCTCGTCGCTGTCGAACCAGTCGTAGTAATCGTCGAAAGACTCGAACTTACATCTCTTCATCGTCTTCTTTCTGGCCTTTCTCCGTTCTTTCATCTTCGGCTCCTTCGGGGAAAAGGGTGTCGCCGGAGGGCACTTCCGGCCGTCACCGTTGAGAAGTGAGCTCCTGTCCGAGACTTTCCTGCGGGGAAATAGCTCCGACTCGGCTGTTTCCCCGCATTTTGGCCGGCAAATGGTTGGAAATGGGCGCGGCTTGGGAGAGAAAAGCTCGATCAGCTGGTAGTGCTGCCGATTATGGGGGGCGAGATCGGGCCTCTCGATTATATCTGACATCTCTCGAGACTTGCAGGAGCGGAAAGATGATCGGAACATTCGAGAGATTCGGAGTTTCAGTCGACTCTGATGATTCTCCATCGCTGAGAGAGGTAGAGAAACTCTcacagaaagaaagagaaagggattATGTTTAAACCGGAAGGTGGCGGACTGAGAATTAtacctctatatatatatatataatttattattggaatttaaaataatctgaGTTTCTGAATTTCAACTTCCTACGGGTCCCAGTTGGAAAATTTCGACTTCATCTATAAACGCAGTCCACGCGCCACTACTCGTGTGGGACGCACGCTCCATTTCTAATGACTCACCCATGCCATACTAGTTAAAATGACccaattatgtaatttttttcacCAGTACtattgattattatttatagagcataaaaatttatcatctaaatagcatttttttttttgtaaaaaccaCTAGAGCCATATCAACTTGAGTTCTTGAAACGTATTGCTATATCTGatccaaaatcaaataaaaaatttaaaacacgAAAGAGTTGAATATGGTTCTGATCTTTGATTTGAATGATGTGTTTgctatttaaaatatttttgattgaAGTAGAATCGAGTGTGTACATGCCtaatcaaattaaaaccatGCCCCTAGGTCTAACTTTTTTCAACTCAATTTCTTTGGTAGTTATTCATATATAGTTTGATTCTTTCAATTAACATGCACCTCGATTTCAtagttaatattgaaaaaaaaaaccctgAATCTTTCTAAATGAGATTCTTTAATTCATTTTAAGTTCTCAGCTTACGCGGTTATGATCTGAACAAACTCACAAATAACTAACGATTACCAAGTTAAAGATGGCTAAGAAGTTAGAACTCGAAGTTTTTGTTTTGACAAGGTGATGAGGTGTAGGCTTTTATATATAAACTCATTTACTATAT
The sequence above is a segment of the Diospyros lotus cultivar Yz01 chromosome 7, ASM1463336v1, whole genome shotgun sequence genome. Coding sequences within it:
- the LOC127806516 gene encoding transcription repressor OFP8-like translates to MENHQSRLKLRISRMFRSSFRSCKSREMSDIIERPDLAPHNRQHYQLIELFSPKPRPFPTICRPKCGETAESELFPRRKVSDRSSLLNGDGRKCPPATPFSPKEPKMKERRKARKKTMKRCKFESFDDYYDWFDSDEDDDETTLFSSRSLSSDSSDSFRRNKPRRPRKKEATETGGKVKESFAVVKRSSDPKNDFRTSMVEMIVEKQIFGARDLENLLQTFLSLNSFHHHRVIIEVFMEIWEALYC